The Candidatus Eisenbacteria bacterium genome includes a region encoding these proteins:
- a CDS encoding DUF2087 domain-containing protein produces MGPTIPFDRAAVPRELRPFLDEQGRVVRWPARQKTQRLVVRLLAGRFEPGRDYLEKDVNFVLMDAHDFGDWAMLRRMLVDWGYLAREGGGARYWLKPESEWPAS; encoded by the coding sequence ATGGGACCCACGATTCCGTTCGACCGTGCCGCCGTTCCGCGCGAGCTGCGGCCGTTTCTCGACGAGCAGGGCCGCGTCGTCCGCTGGCCCGCGCGACAGAAGACCCAGCGACTCGTCGTCCGGCTGCTCGCCGGTCGTTTCGAACCGGGCCGCGACTACCTCGAGAAGGACGTGAACTTCGTGCTCATGGACGCGCACGACTTCGGGGACTGGGCGATGCTGCGCCGCATGCTCGTGGACTGGGGCTACCTCGCGCGGGAGGGCGGAGGCGCACGCTACTGGCTGAAGCCCGAGAGCGAGTGGCCGGCCTCCTGA